The Leptospiraceae bacterium genome includes the window GAAAAAGAAGCCAAATCTATCTTGACAAATGCATATCTATGCGCTTCGTTCCTTTTTGTAATAGCAATATCTTTTTTCAAAATCAACAAATCATTTCAAAGACTTAAAAGTTTTTTTATACATATCCTCATTCTTTTTGTATCAATACTCGTATTCATAAACCTATTTGATTCTTTTTTCCCCGGATACTTCTTCGATAAACACAACAGTGGGTTAAAAGTATCGGTAGTAAATGTATTTTTCTTTTCCACAGTATTTTACTTTTTAGTCTATTTCAAATTCTGGGAATTCTATCCCGGAATATTCAGCGTTTTCTATTCACGAGAGTTTTCTACAAAAATCATGGAAAGAATAGCATCTGCTACACCGGAAGGAGCTAAATTTTTAAAAGACGAACTCTGGAAAGCAAACCTCGATGAAGGCTGGAACAACTTCATCGACAACTTTTGGTTCAATATTATAATTGATGAAACATTAGACAACGCAGTAGAGCATGGTGGAAGAAGAATAATGGACGATATTACTGTGCAAGTCTATCAAACAAAGAGCTTTCTCGATTTCTATATAGTTGACCGAG containing:
- a CDS encoding ATP-binding protein; translated protein: MIYIFLAICVIFVSTMVIMRRPLTSAKFTFTIFASFLSLWNINESLSLLLSDEGKYFSQSKDILEILTFFFLALFSLNFPFYRRRDTVPSYYISLLLGIGLTLIFFTIYQNFSKSQPIEKEAKSILTNAYLCASFLFVIAISFFKINKSFQRLKSFFIHILILFVSILVFINLFDSFFPGYFFDKHNSGLKVSVVNVFFFSTVFYFLVYFKFWEFYPGIFSVFYSREFSTKIMERIASATPEGAKFLKDELWKANLDEGWNNFIDNFWFNIIIDETLDNAVEHGGRRIMDDITVQVYQTKSFLDFYIVDRGKGFDPTSVPNPAREDRKSIPSGRGIHIMKKLFNVRWNFLGNGIRVRIKKDDKIELD